One Scylla paramamosain isolate STU-SP2022 chromosome 7, ASM3559412v1, whole genome shotgun sequence DNA window includes the following coding sequences:
- the LOC135102182 gene encoding uncharacterized protein LOC135102182 has product MFGGFKRNEEGNNVFANLKMLEKSLIGVGCPAHILNNCVHHGAERMDIDIENIINKIYQHFHIYTVRSEKLKEYCGFAEVEYRKLLSHSKSRWLSLFPGITRLIEMFPALKSFLSQEQPPTVIKKFFENEMSEIYLWHMHSLMAVFHTHVQTIEKESNSVVEVLTNLESVCKVLAQRKNQHFMSLKVKGLITQKRTEGKEEECNRFCVEVVNLYNRCSEYLAKWMKPLEEFSCFKWMVLSEMPSWTDVEPCVVYLIDKGIELDDVKCFDQVCNLRQFVERNKNDEDFSKLPAHKKWTRYFEASKNIECHSELLRIAQFFFAVTSHNANVERVFSLMQSQRTKERNKLSVDTMKGILTVQYNYRETSCIDFLNFLKSNKELLKNIRSTEKYVSAHQATHAVVEEELEDTN; this is encoded by the coding sequence ATGTTGGAAAAGTCATTGATTGGAGTAGGTTGCCCAGCACATATTCTGAATAACTGTGTTCATCATGGAGCAGAAAGAATGGATATTGATATTGAAAATATTATCAATAAGATTTATCAGCATTTTCATATCTACACAGTTCGCTCTGAAAAACTAAAGGAGTATTGTGGATTTGCTGAGGTTGAGTACAGGAAGCTTCTCTCTCATAGTAAGAGTCGTTGGCTGTCACTATTTCCTGGCATCACAAGGCTGATAGAGATGTTTCCTGCTCTTAAGTCCTTTCTTTCACAAGAGCAACCaccaacagtaataaaaaaattctttgaaaatgaaatgagtgaGATTTACCTCTGGCACATGCACTCTTTAATGGCTGTATTTcacacacacgttcaaacaattgaaaaggaaagtaacTCTGTTGTAGAAGTGCTGACAAATTTGGAGTCTGTGTGTAAAGTACTTGCACAAAGAAAGAACCAGCATTTCATGTCTTTAAAAGTTAAAGGACTAATTACTCAGAAGcgcacagaaggaaaagaagaagagtgtaACAGGTTCTGTGTTGAAGTAGTTAACCTGTACAACAGATGCTCAGAGTACTTAGCTAAGTGGATGAAACCACTGGAAGAGTTCTCTTGTTTCAAGTGGATGGTCTTGAGTGAAATGCCAAGCTGGACTGATGTGGAACCTTGTGTTGTATACTTGATAGACAAGGGAATAGAGCTTGATGATGTAAAGTGCTTTGACCAAGTTTGTAACTTGAGGCAGTTTGtagaaaggaacaagaatgaTGAAGACTTCAGTAAATTACCAGCACATAAAAAATGGACCAGATACTTTGAAGCATCAAAGAATATTGAATGCCACTCAGAACTGCTCAGAATTGCACAATTCTTTTTTGCTGTAACATCCCACAATGCTAATGTGGAGCGAGTCTTTTCGCTGATGCAAAGTCAgcggacgaaggaaaggaacaagctGAGTGTTGATACAATGAAAGGTATTCTGACTGTACAGTACAACTACCGAGAGACCTCTTGCATTGACTTCCTCAACTTTTTAAAGTCCAACAAGGAACTACTTAAAAATATAAGATCTACAGAAAAATATGTATCGGCACATCAAGCAACACACGCAGTGGTTGAAGAAGAGTTAGAAGACACCAACTAA